A region from the Salmo trutta chromosome 40, fSalTru1.1, whole genome shotgun sequence genome encodes:
- the LOC115180164 gene encoding uncharacterized protein LOC115180164: MPRKTRKTSLPNSQKSSLLFFEPPLDDARYHNVPQVRGALNPKSFLVEEQRQNSCTACSSWVSPQFDQLPPPAPKGRRGREKCLSATSIIDRSSHLSRKSSVCKFQALSFQRRSTVQSLHQKHARGKKAVESALGAHEEQQGLQVHKVGSLSTEYLSNQDETETPTQRTSLRKGTAERRRLSAVTPEDAASTSIRCVGVLRTSAANVARHCKSPASCSARTPASATHHTPGTDNVFSPPDVETPELHHDGSSSFLRLLLPASQPMTPPHTVTSEILATDTPERDYGVKVTWRRRKGLMRLLRDRGYLSSAEALISI; the protein is encoded by the exons ATGCCCCGTAAAACAAGAAAGACATCTTTGCCAAACTCACAGAAGTCGTCGCTGTTGTTTTTTGAGCCACCACTTGATGACGCCAGATACCACAACGTGCCTCAAGTGAGAGGCGCTCTCAATCCCAAGTCATTTCTGGTTGAGGAGCAGCGACAGAACAGCTGTACAGCCTGTAGTTCttgg GTGAGTCCACAGTTTGATCAACTACCGCCCCCTGCACCCAAAGGAAGGCGAGGGAGGGAGAAGTGCCTCTCTGCAACAAGCATTATTGACAGGAGTTCTCACTTATCTAGAAAAAGTAGTGTTTGCAAGTTCCAAGCCTTATCTTTTCAGAGAAGGTCAACAGTCCAATCTCTTCATCAAAAGCATGCACGTGGAAAGAAAGCTGTAGAATCTGCTCTTGGGGCCCATGAGGAGCAGCAGGGCTTGCAAGTGCATAAGGTCGGTTCTCTAAGTACAGAGTACCTAAGTAACCAAGATGAAACGGAGACACCAACACAGAGAACTTCTCTCAGGAAAGGGACGGCTGAGAGGAGACGGTTGTCAGCGGTAACACCGGAAGATGCAGCATCAACCTCTATCAGATGTGTGGGGGTCCTTAGAACTTCAGCTGCCAATGTTGCCAGACATTGCAAGAGCCCAGCGTCATGCTCTGCTCGGACTCCTGCCTCAGCAACACACCACACCCCTGGCACGGACAATGTCTTCTCCCCACCTGATGTAGAAACTCCAGAATTACACCATGATGGTAGTTCCTCCTTTCTTCGTCTCCTGTTGCCTGCGTCACAGCCGATGACCCCGCCACACACCGTGACTTCAGAGATTTTAGCAACAGACACCCCAGAGAGGGACTATGGAGTCAAGGttacatggaggaggaggaaagggctGATGAGGTTGCTGAGGGACCGAGGTTATCTTTCAAGTGCAGAGGCACTGATTAGCATCTAA